A region of the Anguilla anguilla isolate fAngAng1 chromosome 16, fAngAng1.pri, whole genome shotgun sequence genome:
TGGTCTGCGCCACTTCGCATGCGTGCAAAGTTGTAGTGCCTCCATATGTGGAATATGTGGCCCTGTAGTTTATTGACACTCCCCTGCAAAATGGACATTTATCTGTAGTTTGTTCAGGAAATTGTGGGAGAACATCACAgtctaatttatttttcttttcaaactggcataaaaaacacttttgtcAGTTGAACTGATCACAATGCTAGATTGAGAACATGGAAACAAGAATAGTCTATGCTAGGCATTTGTATTGCTACTTAATCAGGTAACTGGAAGTAGTTTGTACCTCAATGGTGGACAGTGTATCATTCAGGTGTTTCCCCGCCTCCTCCTTATTTACCTGGGCCTGTTCAAAGCCCTCATAGTAGACGCCAAAGCTGAGGAAGACCTGTGTTCTTCCAAATCTATTGTGCAAGTTGCTGAAGCACATCTGGTAAAAACCTAGATTTACAAAATTGCAAAATCGGTGACCAAAccatgtgacttttttttttttcattcttttggaCTAATTTTGCAGTCGTTGCAACAGTACCAGTAACAAACAGTAAAGTCTAATATCTATTGATGCGAGCACTTTACCTGTCTCCTGTGTATGGAAGTTGATATGACCTATAGGGTCATCAGTAAAGGTCACTAGGAATCCCTGGGGGGAGCTGACTGTGGTGGACAGGTGCCTGTTATTGGCTACGCCCGTCACCCACtggacctgcacacacaggaaacagtgaTGGCAAGAGTCATCCACATTTAACCTGGAGTCGGCTGCATTCACACAGAATATGCTTGACTAAACAACCCTTCAGCATTTTCTATCTACAGGAAACCATCATATAGAAAATGCTTTTAATCAATAATATGGTGCGTTTGACAGcattgtataaattatgcatGCTCAGGTTGTGGACCAAGTGACTACAGGGAcataatttaaacattcacagtttTAAAGGGAGGGAGTGAAAGGCAAAAAGGATTTGAGATTTTCTGAAAGTCAACAGCACTTATAGAACATTATGATATCGTGTATCACTTAAAAATTACATGTGATAAGACCAAGGGCAACCAGGACCTTCACTGTGACATTTTAATACAGTAACATTTTAGTTATACAACCTTTCCTCTGGTGTTAGGGTCTGTTGATTAGTTAAAACCAATTTCTGTTGTCAGGTAGTGTattctttatcattttttcaaCTAtaactttttaacattttgcccttatgtattattattcacagTATCCACATGAGCAAGTTTTCATACAGAAGATATTTAGAACAGAGATTCAGATTtctcacaataaaacaaatgacaatGACATCAACAAAATTCAAATCAGATTTTGCACTCACATGTAAGTGCATATCAGCAACTGACAACATGCCAGTTGACAAACAGAATGCTTTTTTGGGAGACATTTAGCATGCGGCAAGTAGTGCATTTATTCAGAATTCTATGCTGGGCTTcagcttggaaaaaaaaaacccactctaGTACAATGATAGTAAACTGTGTCCCCAACACCAAGA
Encoded here:
- the LOC118215051 gene encoding transmembrane emp24 domain-containing protein 6-like, which encodes MPGVLWYPLLLLLLGQGGRGQKSEPLVGAGGEDLFRGQDQYSFAIVLSGTEHQCFWHFAHQSGRFYLTYVVQWVTGVANNRHLSTTVSSPQGFLVTFTDDPIGHINFHTQETGFYQMCFSNLHNRFGRTQVFLSFGVYYEGFEQAQVNKEEAGKHLNDTLSTIEGSVNKLQGHIFHIWRHYNFARMRSGADHYLLLSNYNYVNWWSAAQSVVIVTAGYLQLSFLKKLFHTDNKRPRC